One window of the Equus caballus isolate H_3958 breed thoroughbred chromosome 2, TB-T2T, whole genome shotgun sequence genome contains the following:
- the SYTL1 gene encoding synaptotagmin-like protein 1: MPQRGHPSQEGLWAPVCLMAHEPEPETDGLLDLSFLTEEEQEAIADVLKRDAHLCQLEEGRVSKLRASLADPGQLKILTGDWFQEARSQRHHHARLGSDLVRASIRRKKSSRGDQALGIDRKAEAAGKETEEQLKPRLSIGQAPQERLSQEAEGPDFPSPYVPPEASDHEEEPQAQEAPGPGGAQVDAEEVDPEPEPEPQAPSRGEKEPQPRPAQTQAAAEILENGEEAPGPGPSLDRMLSSSSSVSSLNSSTLSGSQMSLAGEAEAGAVQVRGSVHFSLRYEPGAAELRVHVIQCQGLAAARRGRSDPYVKSYLLPDKQSKRKTAVKKRNLNPVFNETLRYSIPQAELRGRVLSLSVWHRESLGRNIFLGEVEVPLDTWDWDSEPTWLPLQPRVPSSPDDLPIRGLLSLSLKYVPAGSEGRGLPPSGELHFWVKQAQDLVPLRSGSPDTYIQCSVLPDDSRASRQRTRVVRRSLSPVFNHTMVYDGFGPADLRQACAELSLWDHGALASRQLGGTRLSLGTGSSYGLQVPWMDSTPEEKRLWQTLLERPCEWVDGLLPLRTNLAPRT; encoded by the exons ATGCCCCAGAGGGGCCACCCTTCTCAAGAAGGGCTCTGGGCCCCAGTCTGCCTCATGGCGCATGAGCCAGAGCCTGAGACTGATGGACTGTTGGACCTGAGCTTCCtgacagaggaggagcaggaggccaTTGCCGACGTCCTGAAGCGAGATGCCCACCTGTGCCAGCTGGAGGAAGGGCGGGTCAG CAAGCTCCGGGCCTCCCTGGCAGACCCTGGGCAGCTGAAAATTCTGACAGGGGACTGGTTCCAGGAAGCACGCTCCCAACGGCACCACCATGCCCGCCTTGGTTCTGACCTCGTCCGAGCTTCTATCCGTAGGAAGAAGAGCTCCAGGG GAGACCAGGCTCTGGGCATTGATAGGAAGGCTGAGGCTGCTGGGAAAGAGACTGAAGAGCAGCTGAAACCCAG GCTCTCCATAGGCCAGGCCCCCCAAGAGAGGCTCAGCCAGGAAGCCGAG GGACCTGATTTCCCCTCACCATATGTCCCCCCAGAGGCTTCAGATCATGAGGAGGAGCCCCAGGCCCAGGAAG CCCCTGGCCCAGGGGGCGCGCAGGTCGACGCCGAGGAGGTGGAcccggagccggagccggagccgcAGGCGCCGTCGCGGGGAGAGAAGGAGCCGCAGCCCCGCCCAGCCCAG ACCCAGGCGGCGGCCGAGATTCTGGAGAACGGGGAGGAGGCCCCAGGGCCCGGCCCCTCTCTCGACCGCATGCTCAGCAGCAGCTCCTCAGTGTCCAGCCTCAACTCCTCCACG CTGAGCGGCAGCCAGATGAGCCTGGCCGGGGAGGCGGAGGCGGGCGCGGTGCAGGTGCGCGGCTCCGTGCACTTCTCGCTGCGCTACGAGCCCGGAGCCGCCGAGCTGCGCGTGCACGTGATCCAGTGCCAGGGCCTGGCCGCCGCCCGGCGCGGCCGCTCCGACCC CTACGTCAAAAGCTACCTCCTCCCTGATAAGCAGAGCAAGCGCAAGACAGCGGTGAAGAAACGGAATCTGAACCCGGTCTTCAACGAGACTCTCCGG TACTCCATCCCGCAGGCTGAGCTTCGGGGCCGCGTGCTGAGCCTGTCCGTGTGGCACCGCGAAAGCCTGGGTCGCAACATCTTTCTGGGAGAAGTCGAAGTGCCCCTGGACACGTGGGACTGGGACTCCGAGCCCACCTGGCTCCCCCTGCAACCTCGG GTCCCGTCCTCTCCCGATGACCTCCCCATCCGCGGGCTGCTCTCTCTGTCCCTCAAGTACGTCCCCGCCGGCTCTGAGG GCAGGGGACTGCCCCCCAGCGGGGAGCTGCACTTCTGGGTGAAGCAAGCTCAGGACCTCGTGCCTCTGCGCTCAGGATCCCCGGATACTTACATACAATG CTCAGTGCTGCCTGATGACAGCCGGGCCAGCCGCCAACGGACAAGGGTGGTGCGACGCAGCCTCAGCCCCGTATTCAACCACACCATGGTTTATGATGGCTTTGGGCCAGCCGACCTGCGCCAGGCCTGTGCTGAGCTCTCTCTCTGGGACCATGGGGCCCTGGCCAGCCGCCAGCTGGGGGGCACACGCCTCAGCCTGGGCACTG GCAGCAGCTATGGGCTCCAGGTGCCCTGGATGGATTCCACACCTGAGGAGAAGCGGCTGTGGCAGACACTCCTGGAGCGGCCATGCGAGTGGGTGGATGGCCTTCTGCCCCTCAGAACCAACCTGGCCCCCAGGACATAG